Proteins encoded within one genomic window of Candidatus Giovannonibacteria bacterium:
- a CDS encoding RMD1 family protein yields the protein MHEFKSFGLGAHYLAKGINLAKVADKLDKNLIGRRREFLTYLLGPHEFMFIFSFGAVVFANVPKDTQAAIKKSLSKFLLNPARGPYDESYELREVERKFNVGEEAADLPVVGLEEVEIASRILAQSVALEYIEDITDEILSNIESMNAGLEKGRFLRNTKEILQLVAQNNNIIQFVISKLSLLDKPDVTWGNERLETLFSQLADIFDLRPRFRNVEYKIGFARSNSEFALTTLESRRGNFLELIIILLFIFDIIIYFFGNRF from the coding sequence ATGCACGAATTTAAGTCATTCGGACTGGGGGCGCATTATCTCGCGAAGGGGATTAATCTGGCCAAAGTCGCCGACAAGCTGGATAAAAATCTTATCGGCCGGAGGCGCGAGTTTTTGACTTACCTTTTGGGGCCGCATGAGTTTATGTTTATTTTTTCTTTCGGGGCCGTGGTTTTCGCCAACGTGCCTAAAGATACGCAGGCGGCAATCAAAAAATCCCTTTCCAAATTTTTGCTCAACCCTGCGCGCGGCCCCTACGACGAATCCTACGAGCTTAGGGAGGTTGAGCGGAAATTCAACGTGGGCGAGGAGGCGGCGGATTTGCCGGTTGTGGGGCTTGAGGAAGTTGAAATCGCCTCGCGGATTTTGGCGCAGTCAGTAGCGCTGGAATACATTGAAGACATCACGGACGAAATTTTATCCAATATAGAGTCAATGAACGCCGGCTTGGAAAAAGGGAGATTTTTGCGGAACACGAAAGAAATACTCCAGCTCGTCGCGCAAAACAACAACATCATTCAGTTTGTCATCAGCAAGCTTTCGCTTTTGGACAAGCCAGATGTCACCTGGGGGAATGAGCGGCTGGAGACCTTGTTTTCGCAGCTCGCGGACATTTTTGATTTGCGCCCGCGCTTCCGCAATGTTGAATACAAAATCGGCTTCGCGCGGAGCAATTCCGAATTCGCGCTTACCACGCTGGAAAGCCGGCGCGGGAATTTTCTGGAGCTTATCATAATCCTTCTTTTTATTTTTGACATCATCATTTACTTTTTCGGAAATAGGTTTTAA
- a CDS encoding HU family DNA-binding protein — MNKARLAEKVYEMHAKKGVDVSKKHAEEVVDFVFDSIADCLKKGEEVSIAGFGVFAVKERKARTARNPRTGEVVQVPAMTVPRFRAGKGLKEAVK; from the coding sequence ATGAACAAAGCACGATTGGCGGAGAAGGTTTACGAGATGCACGCCAAAAAGGGCGTGGACGTGTCCAAAAAACACGCCGAGGAGGTGGTGGATTTTGTTTTTGACTCCATTGCCGACTGCCTGAAAAAGGGCGAAGAGGTTTCTATCGCCGGGTTCGGGGTTTTCGCCGTAAAAGAGCGCAAGGCACGCACCGCGAGAAATCCGAGAACCGGAGAGGTGGTCCAAGTCCCGGCGATGACCGTCCCCCGCTTCCGCGCAGGAAAAGGCCTCAAAGAAGCGGTGAAGTAG
- a CDS encoding YmdB family metallophosphoesterase, whose translation MKLLIFGDVFGKLGRVGVKTILPKWRKEFSPDVVIANVENISHGKGIGIKQINELKESGVDIFTGGNHSLEGKDFEKILNDETLPILRPANISGAPGRGADLFEVKREKLLVINLIGRVFMKPARPAGGPEYENPFLAADKILEEYGNATPYKILDWHADATSEKTVMGWYLDGRVSAVFGTHSHVPTADAKILPKGTAYISDIGMTGPMNSVIGIEIEPAFSRFRDGQKVTLNPVESGPIEVNAIYLELESSRAASAKASAAKAVDIRHLREIIHQYNT comes from the coding sequence ATGAAACTACTTATTTTTGGAGACGTCTTTGGAAAACTGGGAAGAGTGGGGGTGAAAACGATTTTGCCGAAGTGGCGAAAAGAATTTTCGCCGGATGTCGTCATCGCCAACGTGGAAAATATTTCGCACGGAAAAGGCATCGGAATTAAACAAATCAACGAACTTAAAGAATCCGGAGTTGATATTTTTACCGGAGGAAATCATTCGCTTGAAGGAAAAGATTTTGAAAAAATTTTGAATGACGAAACTCTGCCGATTCTGCGCCCGGCGAATATTTCCGGAGCTCCCGGCAGGGGAGCAGATTTATTTGAAGTGAAACGAGAAAAACTCCTTGTAATCAATCTCATCGGCCGCGTCTTTATGAAACCTGCCCGACCGGCAGGCGGGCCTGAATACGAAAACCCTTTTCTGGCGGCTGATAAAATTTTAGAGGAGTACGGAAACGCGACGCCTTATAAAATTCTGGACTGGCACGCCGACGCGACATCGGAAAAAACAGTGATGGGCTGGTATTTGGACGGAAGGGTCTCGGCGGTCTTCGGAACGCATTCGCATGTGCCGACCGCGGACGCAAAAATTCTTCCAAAGGGCACCGCTTATATTTCTGACATCGGGATGACTGGCCCCATGAACTCCGTTATCGGCATTGAAATTGAACCTGCGTTCTCGCGCTTCCGCGACGGGCAGAAAGTCACGTTAAATCCGGTTGAGTCGGGGCCGATTGAGGTAAACGCAATTTATTTGGAATTAGAGTCGAGTCGAGCCGCCTCCGCCAAAGCTTCGGCGGCCAAGGCTGTGGATATCAGGCATTTACGGGAAATTATTCATCAATATAATACTTAG
- the rny gene encoding ribonuclease Y translates to MNILTLVKAAIVLVAGTAVGYFLRQLIAQQRKDALELKAKQILLDAKENAQKTLDEAKSRAEKVLEEARREQKEQEKELRKIEERLAHKDEILEKKSAELDKESQDLQEKFEKVKAVKEQLEKIEAEKQEELQKIAKLSEEEAKAKIIEGVEKKYESDILARTQKIERFGLETLDKKAKDILASIIQRVASSTASEVTVTSVTIPSDDIKGKIIGKEGRNIRAFERAAGVELIVDDTPGVILISSFDPVRRQIARVALENLILDGRVQPARIEEMVEKAKIEVEKIVKDAGEKAAYEVGIFDIDPRLLTLLGRLKFRTSYGQNVLQHSIEMSHISGMLASELGGDVAIAKKGALLHDIGKAVDHEIQGTHVEIGRRILQKFNVDHRVIQAMQSHHEEYPYETLESIIVQTADAISASRPGARRDSVENYLKRLQDLEGIANSFPAVEKSYAIQAGREIRIFVTPDKIGDLEAKKLARDIADRVESELKYPGEIKVNVIRELRAIEYAR, encoded by the coding sequence ATGAACATACTTACGCTTGTCAAAGCGGCTATTGTGCTAGTTGCGGGCACGGCCGTCGGTTACTTTTTAAGGCAACTTATCGCCCAGCAGCGCAAGGACGCGCTGGAGCTTAAAGCCAAGCAAATCTTACTGGACGCGAAAGAAAACGCCCAAAAAACCCTGGACGAGGCCAAGTCGCGCGCCGAAAAAGTCCTGGAAGAGGCGAGGCGCGAGCAAAAAGAGCAGGAGAAAGAACTCCGAAAAATTGAAGAACGGCTCGCCCACAAAGACGAGATTTTGGAAAAAAAGTCCGCGGAGTTGGACAAGGAATCCCAGGACCTGCAGGAAAAATTTGAAAAAGTGAAGGCGGTGAAAGAGCAACTGGAGAAAATTGAGGCGGAAAAACAAGAAGAGCTCCAAAAAATCGCCAAGCTCTCCGAAGAGGAAGCCAAAGCCAAAATAATAGAAGGAGTTGAGAAAAAATACGAAAGCGATATTCTGGCCCGGACCCAGAAAATTGAGCGGTTCGGACTGGAAACGCTGGATAAAAAAGCCAAGGACATCCTGGCATCCATCATCCAGCGGGTCGCCTCTTCAACAGCTTCCGAAGTCACTGTGACGTCGGTCACGATTCCATCGGACGACATTAAGGGGAAAATAATCGGCAAGGAAGGCCGCAATATCCGCGCTTTTGAGCGCGCGGCCGGGGTTGAGCTGATTGTGGACGACACCCCGGGCGTCATTTTAATTTCCAGCTTTGACCCGGTGCGGAGGCAAATCGCCCGCGTGGCGCTGGAGAACCTGATTTTGGATGGCCGCGTGCAGCCCGCGCGGATTGAAGAGATGGTTGAGAAAGCGAAAATTGAAGTTGAAAAAATAGTGAAAGACGCCGGGGAAAAAGCCGCCTACGAAGTTGGCATTTTTGACATTGACCCGCGGCTTTTGACTCTTTTAGGAAGATTAAAATTCAGAACCTCCTACGGCCAAAATGTCCTGCAGCACTCAATTGAGATGTCGCACATCTCCGGGATGCTCGCATCCGAATTGGGCGGGGACGTTGCCATAGCCAAAAAAGGGGCGCTCCTTCACGACATCGGCAAAGCCGTTGACCATGAAATTCAGGGAACGCACGTGGAGATCGGCCGGAGAATTTTGCAAAAATTCAACGTTGACCATCGGGTAATTCAGGCGATGCAGTCGCACCATGAGGAATATCCCTACGAAACCTTGGAATCAATAATCGTGCAGACGGCGGACGCTATCTCGGCTTCGCGCCCGGGCGCGCGAAGAGACAGCGTGGAAAATTACTTAAAACGGCTGCAGGATCTGGAAGGAATCGCCAATTCCTTCCCGGCCGTGGAAAAATCTTACGCCATCCAGGCGGGGCGCGAAATCAGAATTTTCGTCACGCCGGATAAAATCGGCGACCTCGAAGCCAAAAAGCTCGCGCGTGACATCGCCGACCGAGTTGAGTCCGAACTAAAATATCCCGGCGAGATTAAGGTAAATGTGATAAGAGAGTTAAGGGCCATAGAATATGCCCGCTAA
- a CDS encoding 2,3-bisphosphoglycerate-independent phosphoglycerate mutase gives MAKKYKPVVLAVLDGFGVNIGNPESTWKHAQMPTFRELEKFYPFTTLQASGISVGLPWGEEGNSEVGHLTMGAGKALYHHLPRIITSIHDGSFFQNRAFLDASDFVKKGKGKFHIMGLLSSGSVHAYVDHLYALLDFCLRQKLERVYLHLFTDGKDAPTTEAALFLKQLEERLAGRYPFAKIASVTGRYFAMDRDENWDRVEKFYKCLTSGGGAVFKSASAYVEEHYAKGITDELIPPASLGSKESRIESGDAVIFFNYREDSERELTSAFVSNNFSGFPREKLGNLFFVTMTEYDKRFPAEVAFPPLDVAWPLARVISEAGLRQLHAAETEKYAHVTYFFNGGKETPYSGEERILIPSPKSARFDQTPEMSAAKITDTILENWEKYDFILANFANGDMVGHTGNFNATVKAIEVLDFSVGRLLGKALEAGGAMIIAADHGNAEEKVYSSSGEKRTKHTANPVPIFAAGKDFKLGAERSDREIFSRYMEVKGLLTDIAPTILSLMGLKKPAEMTGVDLLPKMK, from the coding sequence ATGGCCAAGAAATATAAGCCGGTTGTTTTGGCGGTGCTGGACGGGTTCGGGGTGAATATCGGAAATCCGGAATCTACCTGGAAGCACGCCCAGATGCCGACTTTTCGCGAGCTGGAAAAATTTTATCCTTTCACAACCTTGCAGGCCTCGGGGATTTCCGTGGGGCTCCCTTGGGGCGAGGAGGGTAACTCTGAAGTGGGCCACCTGACGATGGGCGCGGGCAAAGCGCTCTATCACCATCTCCCGCGGATTATTACATCCATCCACGACGGCTCTTTTTTCCAAAACCGCGCGTTTTTGGACGCTTCCGATTTCGTAAAAAAGGGAAAAGGCAAATTCCATATCATGGGGCTTTTGTCCTCCGGCTCGGTGCATGCCTACGTTGACCACCTCTACGCGCTTTTGGACTTCTGCCTCCGGCAGAAATTGGAGCGCGTTTATCTCCATCTTTTTACCGACGGCAAGGACGCCCCGACCACGGAAGCGGCTTTATTTTTAAAACAGCTGGAAGAGCGGCTCGCCGGCCGGTACCCGTTCGCGAAAATCGCTTCCGTAACCGGCAGGTATTTCGCAATGGACCGGGATGAAAACTGGGACCGCGTTGAGAAATTTTACAAATGCCTGACCTCCGGCGGGGGAGCGGTTTTTAAAAGCGCTTCGGCTTATGTTGAGGAGCATTACGCGAAGGGTATTACTGACGAACTTATCCCGCCGGCCTCGCTTGGTTCAAAAGAAAGCAGAATAGAATCCGGAGACGCTGTTATTTTTTTTAATTACCGCGAGGATTCCGAGCGCGAGCTTACCTCCGCTTTCGTTTCAAATAATTTTTCCGGATTTCCGCGCGAAAAACTGGGTAATTTATTTTTTGTGACGATGACGGAATACGACAAGCGTTTTCCGGCGGAGGTTGCTTTCCCTCCGCTGGATGTTGCCTGGCCGCTGGCGCGCGTTATTTCCGAAGCCGGCCTCCGGCAGCTGCACGCGGCAGAGACGGAAAAATACGCGCATGTCACTTATTTTTTTAACGGCGGAAAGGAAACGCCGTATTCCGGGGAGGAGCGTATTTTAATCCCTTCGCCCAAATCGGCGCGCTTTGACCAGACGCCGGAGATGTCCGCGGCAAAAATTACGGATACGATTTTGGAAAATTGGGAGAAATACGATTTTATTTTGGCTAATTTCGCCAACGGCGACATGGTCGGCCACACGGGTAATTTCAACGCTACGGTCAAAGCCATTGAAGTTCTGGATTTTTCGGTCGGGCGGCTTTTGGGCAAGGCGCTGGAGGCCGGAGGAGCGATGATAATTGCCGCAGACCACGGCAACGCCGAAGAAAAAGTTTACTCGTCTTCCGGCGAGAAGCGCACCAAGCACACCGCCAATCCGGTGCCGATTTTTGCGGCGGGCAAGGATTTCAAGCTTGGGGCGGAGCGGAGCGACCGGGAAATTTTTTCAAGATATATGGAGGTAAAAGGATTGCTTACAGATATCGCGCCCACGATTTTATCTTTGATGGGCCTCAAAAAACCCGCCGAGATGACCGGCGTGGATTTGCTGCCGAAGATGAAATAA
- the rplS gene encoding 50S ribosomal protein L19, whose product MPSLNLIISPIDIEKRKELDFRAGDTLRVTQKVKEGDKTRLQTFEGLVLARKHGREPGATFTVRKVIDGVGVERVFPLYSPEIEKIEIKSRSKFKRAKLYYLRERAAREIRKKMKTIKAEAKIKPKIEVLV is encoded by the coding sequence ATGCCGTCGCTGAATCTAATCATTTCGCCGATAGACATAGAAAAAAGAAAGGAGCTGGATTTCAGGGCCGGGGATACTTTGCGCGTTACCCAAAAAGTGAAAGAGGGCGACAAGACGCGCCTCCAGACATTTGAGGGCTTGGTGCTCGCGAGAAAGCACGGCCGCGAGCCCGGGGCGACTTTTACCGTGCGCAAAGTGATAGACGGAGTCGGCGTGGAGAGAGTTTTTCCGCTTTATTCCCCGGAAATTGAAAAAATAGAAATCAAATCGCGCTCAAAGTTCAAGCGGGCAAAACTTTATTATCTCCGCGAGCGGGCTGCCAGAGAAATCCGCAAGAAAATGAAAACAATCAAAGCCGAAGCAAAAATTAAACCGAAAATAGAAGTTCTTGTATAA
- a CDS encoding RluA family pseudouridine synthase, producing MEIIYEDKNLVALNKPAGVNFDWALAEKPELLPAHRLDKDTSGVILFAKNEKTQEYLRGLFQNHKIKKTYLALVAGELKQNSGTIDLPIGRSKKTPLKRVAIGEQRGKIRDAVTEYKVLKRFNGFTFLEAHPKTGRTHQIRSHFAAIGHPVVCDKLYAGKKITCPGGLSRQFLHASTIEFNLPSGSRLRLEADLPEDLKKILDMLS from the coding sequence ATGGAAATAATTTACGAAGATAAAAATTTGGTCGCGCTAAACAAGCCCGCTGGGGTGAATTTTGACTGGGCGCTTGCGGAAAAGCCAGAGCTTTTGCCAGCGCATCGCTTAGATAAAGACACATCCGGCGTTATTCTTTTCGCGAAGAATGAAAAAACGCAGGAATATCTGCGGGGGCTTTTCCAAAATCATAAAATCAAAAAAACTTATCTGGCGCTGGTTGCGGGAGAGCTCAAGCAAAACAGCGGAACGATTGACTTGCCCATAGGGCGCTCCAAAAAAACGCCGTTAAAAAGGGTTGCCATTGGAGAACAGCGCGGAAAAATCCGCGATGCCGTCACGGAATATAAAGTGTTGAAAAGATTTAATGGATTCACTTTTCTTGAGGCCCATCCAAAAACCGGCCGCACGCACCAAATCCGCTCGCATTTCGCGGCCATCGGCCACCCGGTCGTTTGTGACAAATTATATGCCGGAAAAAAAATTACATGCCCCGGCGGGCTCTCGCGCCAGTTTCTGCACGCCTCGACGATTGAATTTAATCTACCTTCCGGCTCCCGTCTTCGCTTGGAAGCCGACTTGCCGGAGGATTTGAAAAAAATTCTGGATATGCTATCTTAA
- the tsaD gene encoding tRNA (adenosine(37)-N6)-threonylcarbamoyltransferase complex transferase subunit TsaD, protein MKILAIETSCDETAVAVLEITGSKIKPNFKLLSNQVLSQIKIHKKFGGVVPNLAMREHRKNLPIILKRALAEAKLTPPRPPLLRGGSKKKISSFTRRGKGEVNKLDAIAVTYGPGLEPALWEGINFAGKLARLWRVPLVAVNHLEGHIYASWLESEPPKFPLLALIVSGGHTELVLMKKHLNYKILGETRDDAAGEVFDKVARMLGLGYPGGPQIARLAQSARKYAESQRKSAGKFNEIKFPRPMINSGDFDFSFSGLKTAVLYYLRGNPCADKAAVAYEFQQAVVDVLVKKTADALRKYGVNPHTKKFGVGVKSLVIGGGVAANQALRHALGALIKKSFPKVSLHVSPLWLCGDNAAMIAVAGYFKARAKKFSKPEKIKAQGNLKL, encoded by the coding sequence ATGAAAATCCTGGCCATAGAAACATCGTGCGATGAAACAGCGGTCGCTGTTTTAGAGATAACCGGCTCAAAAATAAAGCCGAATTTTAAGCTTTTATCCAATCAGGTTTTGTCGCAGATAAAAATTCATAAAAAATTCGGAGGAGTGGTGCCAAATCTGGCGATGAGAGAGCATCGGAAAAATCTGCCGATAATTTTAAAAAGGGCGCTCGCAGAGGCAAAACTCACCCCCCCTCGCCCCCCCTTATTAAGGGGGGGATCAAAAAAGAAAATCTCCTCCTTTACAAGGAGGGGTAAGGGGGAGGTAAACAAACTTGACGCAATCGCCGTGACTTATGGCCCCGGTTTGGAGCCGGCGCTCTGGGAAGGAATTAATTTCGCGGGAAAGCTTGCCCGCCTTTGGCGGGTGCCGCTGGTCGCGGTCAATCATCTGGAGGGGCACATTTACGCTTCTTGGCTTGAAAGTGAGCCGCCAAAATTTCCGTTGCTCGCGCTGATTGTCTCCGGCGGGCATACCGAACTTGTTTTAATGAAAAAGCATCTTAATTATAAAATTTTGGGCGAGACCAGAGACGACGCCGCCGGCGAGGTGTTTGACAAGGTGGCGCGGATGCTCGGGTTGGGGTATCCGGGCGGACCTCAGATTGCGCGGCTCGCGCAATCTGCGCGGAAATACGCAGAAAGTCAGCGTAAGTCTGCGGGGAAATTTAATGAAATCAAATTTCCCAGGCCGATGATAAATTCCGGCGATTTTGATTTCAGCTTTTCAGGGTTAAAAACCGCCGTTCTTTATTATTTGCGCGGCAATCCGTGCGCGGACAAGGCCGCCGTCGCTTATGAATTCCAGCAGGCAGTTGTTGATGTTTTGGTTAAAAAAACCGCTGACGCGTTACGAAAATATGGAGTAAACCCCCACACCAAAAAGTTTGGTGTGGGGGTAAAATCTCTTGTTATCGGCGGCGGAGTTGCGGCGAATCAGGCATTACGCCATGCGCTTGGCGCATTGATTAAAAAATCTTTCCCCAAAGTATCACTTCACGTCTCTCCTTTATGGCTATGCGGCGACAACGCCGCAATGATAGCCGTTGCGGGATATTTCAAAGCCCGCGCAAAAAAGTTCTCAAAGCCGGAAAAAATCAAAGCCCAAGGCAATTTGAAACTGTAA
- a CDS encoding valine--tRNA ligase — MPSEFDKPYNPKEHEDKIYKLWEKSGFFAPEARQPRDDNPNKNKSFTIALPPPNVTGSLHMGHALNATIQDILIRKKRMEGYRALWIPGTDHAGIATQNVVEKELKKQGISRHDLGREKFLEKVWEWKEKYGNIILDQLKKLGASCDWSRARFTMDPEYQEAVKMAFLHYQKKGWIYHGERVINWCARCRTSLSDLELEHEEEKGKLWFIRYPLKEAPTPALPSGRQGRSDNFVVVATTRPETMLGDSAVAVNPKDKRYKNLVGKIAILPIQNRKIPIISDRRIEMDFGTGAVKITPAHDMLDEQIGLDHKLAAPKIIGEDGRMTKEAGKDFTGLKILEAREKVLERLGKLDLIEKTEDYTHNVAQCYRCVSTIEPLRSEQWFLKMSKLAKLAIRDVKSGKIKFHPKRWEKVYFDWLNPPVGGLKDWCISRQIWWGHKIPIEGVDDVLDTWFSSALWPFATLGWPEKTRDLETYYPTQVLSTARDIINLWVARMVFSSGEFLSKPPFSDVIIHATILAKDGRRMSKSLGTGVDPMNLIEKYGADATRFGLVWQAMGGQDIHWAEEHVVAGKKFCNKIWNAARFVLQNKNLKANKKNSADKKILAQLKKTQKNVSRLIEKYDFGRALHILYEFFWHDYCDIYLEESKKNPNPEILSRVLKESLKLLHPFMPFVTERIWREFSESGNLLMIEPWKS, encoded by the coding sequence ATGCCGTCCGAATTTGATAAGCCGTATAATCCCAAAGAGCACGAAGATAAAATTTATAAGCTCTGGGAAAAGAGCGGATTTTTCGCGCCCGAGGCGCGTCAGCCTCGGGATGATAACCCAAATAAAAATAAATCATTCACCATTGCTCTGCCGCCGCCGAATGTTACGGGGTCGCTACATATGGGGCACGCGCTGAACGCCACAATTCAGGATATTTTAATCCGCAAAAAAAGAATGGAGGGCTACCGCGCGCTCTGGATTCCGGGAACGGACCATGCGGGCATCGCCACGCAAAATGTTGTTGAAAAAGAATTGAAAAAACAGGGAATCAGCCGGCATGATTTGGGCCGTGAAAAATTTTTGGAGAAAGTCTGGGAGTGGAAAGAAAAATATGGAAATATAATTTTAGACCAGTTAAAAAAACTCGGGGCCTCCTGCGATTGGTCGCGGGCGCGCTTTACCATGGACCCGGAATATCAGGAAGCCGTAAAAATGGCCTTTTTGCATTACCAGAAAAAAGGATGGATTTACCATGGGGAGCGCGTAATTAATTGGTGCGCGAGATGCCGCACGTCGCTTTCGGATTTGGAGCTGGAGCACGAGGAGGAAAAAGGGAAATTATGGTTTATTCGGTACCCATTGAAGGAAGCTCCGACGCCCGCCTTGCCGTCGGGCAGGCAAGGTCGGAGCGACAACTTCGTCGTCGTGGCAACGACAAGGCCTGAAACTATGCTTGGCGACTCGGCTGTCGCGGTGAATCCGAAAGACAAGCGCTATAAAAATTTGGTTGGAAAAATCGCAATTTTGCCTATTCAAAATAGAAAAATACCGATTATATCGGACAGAAGAATAGAGATGGATTTCGGCACGGGTGCCGTGAAAATTACTCCTGCCCACGATATGCTGGACGAACAGATCGGGCTTGACCACAAGCTTGCCGCTCCGAAAATTATCGGCGAAGACGGGCGGATGACTAAGGAAGCCGGAAAAGATTTCACGGGCCTAAAAATATTGGAGGCCAGAGAAAAAGTCCTTGAGCGTCTCGGCAAACTTGATTTGATAGAAAAAACAGAAGATTACACGCATAATGTTGCTCAATGCTACCGCTGCGTCTCAACAATTGAACCCCTGCGGAGCGAGCAGTGGTTTTTGAAAATGTCCAAGCTGGCGAAACTCGCGATTCGCGACGTTAAATCCGGCAAAATTAAATTTCATCCCAAGCGCTGGGAAAAAGTTTATTTTGACTGGCTGAATCCGCCAGTTGGCGGACTTAAGGACTGGTGCATCTCGCGCCAAATCTGGTGGGGGCACAAAATTCCAATTGAAGGAGTTGACGATGTTTTGGACACATGGTTTTCCTCTGCCCTCTGGCCATTCGCTACGCTGGGATGGCCCGAGAAAACTCGCGATCTAGAAACTTATTACCCAACACAGGTTCTTTCCACGGCGCGCGACATAATTAATCTCTGGGTGGCGAGGATGGTTTTCTCCTCCGGAGAATTTTTGAGCAAGCCGCCCTTTTCCGACGTAATAATCCACGCGACGATTCTGGCAAAAGACGGAAGGAGGATGTCCAAATCTCTGGGCACGGGAGTTGACCCCATGAATTTGATAGAAAAATACGGGGCGGATGCGACCAGATTCGGCCTCGTTTGGCAGGCGATGGGCGGGCAGGATATCCACTGGGCGGAGGAGCATGTGGTTGCCGGCAAAAAATTCTGCAACAAAATCTGGAACGCCGCGCGGTTTGTTTTGCAAAATAAAAATTTAAAAGCAAATAAAAAAAACTCTGCAGACAAAAAAATCCTCGCTCAACTCAAAAAAACACAAAAAAATGTTTCTCGGCTGATAGAAAAATACGATTTCGGGCGGGCGCTCCATATTCTTTACGAATTTTTCTGGCATGATTATTGCGATATTTATCTGGAGGAATCCAAAAAAAATCCCAATCCGGAAATTTTGAGCCGCGTTTTGAAAGAATCGCTTAAACTCCTCCACCCGTTTATGCCGTTCGTCACGGAGCGGATTTGGCGCGAGTTTTCGGAGAGCGGAAATTTGCTTATGATTGAGCCATGGAAATCTTAA
- a CDS encoding PrsW family intramembrane metalloprotease: MEILNQVLIVLALAFLPPLLWLWFWLKEDEHPEPRREILIVFLAGMAGVVLAILLENAFSSANLALQKFFGYGPLMLQVLNIIGFAFFEEITKMAAAFFTALRSKYFDEPVDAMIYLVTAALGFAALENAMFIGKAFEGGLSQSAAVGAFRFINAVLLHVSSSALIGAGFAFSFFHKEKRFGELALGLFFAVLLHALYNLFIIINVGGAVLNQLAVTAMVVFGASTALVLFERARRAII; the protein is encoded by the coding sequence ATGGAAATCTTAAACCAAGTTTTAATCGTTCTTGCTTTGGCGTTTTTACCGCCGCTCCTTTGGCTTTGGTTTTGGCTCAAGGAAGATGAACACCCGGAGCCGAGGCGGGAAATTTTGATTGTGTTTTTGGCGGGGATGGCCGGAGTTGTCTTGGCGATACTTTTGGAAAACGCGTTCTCTTCAGCCAATCTGGCCCTGCAAAAATTTTTCGGGTACGGGCCGCTCATGCTTCAGGTTTTGAACATAATCGGCTTTGCGTTTTTTGAGGAAATTACAAAAATGGCGGCCGCGTTTTTTACGGCCCTCCGGAGCAAATACTTTGACGAGCCGGTGGACGCGATGATTTATCTTGTCACTGCGGCTTTGGGGTTCGCCGCGCTGGAGAACGCGATGTTCATAGGCAAAGCGTTTGAGGGCGGCCTCTCGCAGTCGGCGGCGGTGGGAGCATTCAGGTTTATAAACGCCGTCTTGCTTCACGTCTCCTCCTCCGCGCTCATAGGCGCGGGGTTCGCTTTTTCATTTTTCCATAAAGAAAAAAGGTTCGGCGAGCTCGCCTTGGGCCTTTTTTTCGCAGTTTTGTTGCACGCGCTTTACAATCTTTTTATAATAATAAACGTCGGAGGCGCGGTTTTAAACCAGCTCGCCGTGACCGCCATGGTCGTTTTCGGCGCTTCCACAGCCCTGGTTTTATTTGAAAGGGCGAGGCGTGCTATTATTTAA
- a CDS encoding Hsp20/alpha crystallin family protein: MEKRSFFERLTGSVKVEGADGPKRASPALKEHVLPQDEEGQLTIDVWQTPEEIILQAIVGGVKLDDLDVQVTHDMVTLRGKRERQHEASANDYFYQELYWGAFSRSILLPQEVDADEAEATMKNGLLTIRLPKLDKARVAKLKVKNE, from the coding sequence ATGGAAAAAAGATCTTTTTTTGAGCGGCTTACCGGAAGCGTAAAGGTGGAGGGCGCCGATGGGCCGAAGCGCGCGAGTCCTGCCCTGAAAGAGCATGTTTTGCCGCAAGACGAAGAGGGCCAGCTTACGATTGACGTTTGGCAGACACCGGAGGAGATAATTTTGCAGGCGATAGTCGGCGGAGTTAAATTGGACGATTTGGACGTTCAGGTGACGCACGATATGGTGACCCTTCGCGGAAAGCGCGAGCGCCAGCATGAAGCGAGCGCCAATGATTATTTTTACCAAGAGCTCTACTGGGGCGCGTTTTCGCGCTCAATCCTTCTGCCGCAGGAAGTTGACGCCGACGAAGCGGAGGCCACGATGAAAAACGGGCTTTTGACCATCCGCCTGCCAAAGCTGGACAAAGCGAGAGTCGCCAAACTTAAAGTGAAGAACGAATAA